One Nostoc sp. UHCC 0302 DNA window includes the following coding sequences:
- a CDS encoding lysostaphin resistance A-like protein: MTIKRLLLILMTLVAIGSSGWSLFSSWQEPQFQSRLELYQTNIGLQAQAWQPEDSNDKNLQGIQEAILGDKPLENATKQYQEARKSVQTNLDKAKNQLATLRSQPQTIPISPKPLPEAPPATNTSREVQQKKIQQSLQQLQKLLGELDLRLGILQAQQGQTDTAFKTWTDLQQRSDINPEFGETAAALRGLWSNPARLLPNAQQLIQKNLEGWFRSTALVQLYQLQQRQEALLEVKATAQEAATQALWKLAIIGTIPTLTAFIGLMLLIFLVGQFMVKGKAALLAQNADVPWSTPWDVETILQVFVLGFFLMGQLFVPLLLSVIPIPRPAGNVRIQAVYVLISYLLVASGALLVLYYSIKRFFPLPEFWFRFRFQDKWFLWGFGGYCAALPIVVIVSLINQQLWQGQGGSNPLLQLALESQDSVALGIFFSTAAIAAPLFEELLFRGFLLPSITRYLPVWGAILVSSLLFAIAHLSLSEILPLTALGIVLGVVYTRSRNLLAPMLLHSLWNSGTLLSLFLLGKSNG; encoded by the coding sequence ATGACAATCAAACGGTTGCTTTTAATTTTAATGACACTGGTAGCGATCGGTTCTTCCGGTTGGTCTTTGTTCAGCAGTTGGCAAGAACCTCAGTTCCAAAGTCGCCTGGAACTCTACCAAACAAATATTGGGCTGCAAGCGCAAGCATGGCAACCTGAAGATAGCAACGACAAAAATTTGCAAGGAATTCAAGAAGCAATACTGGGCGATAAACCGCTGGAAAATGCTACAAAGCAGTATCAGGAAGCGCGGAAATCGGTTCAAACTAATTTGGACAAAGCCAAAAACCAACTAGCAACACTGCGTTCTCAACCCCAGACAATTCCTATATCTCCTAAACCTTTACCAGAAGCCCCTCCCGCTACTAATACCTCCCGCGAAGTACAGCAAAAAAAGATTCAGCAGTCACTTCAACAACTGCAAAAATTGCTGGGTGAGTTAGATTTACGACTGGGAATTTTACAAGCACAGCAAGGACAGACAGATACAGCTTTCAAGACTTGGACGGACTTGCAGCAACGTTCAGATATCAATCCCGAATTTGGGGAAACTGCTGCTGCATTGCGTGGACTGTGGAGTAATCCGGCTCGTCTTCTACCCAATGCTCAGCAACTGATTCAAAAAAATTTAGAAGGTTGGTTTCGCTCTACTGCATTGGTTCAACTATACCAACTCCAGCAACGTCAAGAAGCTCTATTAGAAGTTAAAGCCACAGCACAAGAAGCTGCAACCCAAGCTTTGTGGAAATTAGCAATTATTGGCACTATCCCGACGTTGACAGCTTTCATTGGGCTGATGCTGCTAATTTTTTTGGTTGGTCAGTTTATGGTAAAGGGAAAAGCCGCTTTATTAGCTCAAAATGCTGATGTGCCTTGGTCAACACCTTGGGACGTGGAAACGATTTTACAGGTTTTTGTCCTGGGCTTTTTCTTGATGGGGCAACTTTTTGTACCCTTGCTATTATCGGTGATCCCCATCCCGCGTCCTGCTGGTAATGTGCGAATTCAGGCTGTTTATGTATTAATCAGTTACCTCCTAGTGGCTTCAGGTGCGCTGTTGGTTCTGTATTACTCTATTAAGCGCTTTTTCCCACTACCAGAATTCTGGTTTCGCTTCCGTTTTCAAGATAAGTGGTTTTTGTGGGGATTCGGTGGCTATTGTGCGGCATTACCGATAGTTGTGATCGTGTCGTTGATTAATCAACAACTATGGCAAGGACAAGGTGGTAGTAATCCACTATTACAACTGGCACTGGAAAGCCAAGATAGTGTAGCACTTGGGATATTTTTCTCTACAGCGGCGATCGCAGCCCCATTGTTTGAAGAACTTCTGTTTCGCGGCTTTTTATTACCCTCTATAACTCGTTACCTACCTGTGTGGGGAGCAATTTTGGTAAGTAGTTTGTTATTTGCGATCGCTCACCTGAGTCTGTCGGAAATTCTGCCACTGACAGCCCTGGGTATTGTCTTAGGCGTAGTTTACACGCGATCGCGCAACCTCTTGGCTCCTATGCTCCTCCATAGTCTCTGGAATAGTGGTACGCTACTGAGTCTTTTCCTTTTAGGCAAAAGTAACGGATAA
- a CDS encoding iron-sulfur cluster assembly accessory protein codes for MTQATQPQQRGILLSESALRQVKLLQDKQGKDLCLRVGVRQGGCSGMSYMMDFEDVSKITPQDEVFDYEGFKIVSDRKSLLYLYGLMLDYSDAMIGGGFQFTNPNAAQTCGCGKSFGV; via the coding sequence ATGACACAAGCAACTCAGCCTCAACAACGCGGAATTCTGTTGAGCGAATCAGCATTGCGCCAAGTAAAATTACTCCAGGACAAGCAAGGCAAAGACTTATGCTTACGGGTAGGAGTCCGTCAAGGTGGCTGCTCTGGGATGTCTTACATGATGGACTTCGAGGACGTCAGCAAGATCACCCCTCAGGATGAAGTTTTTGACTATGAAGGCTTCAAAATTGTTAGCGATCGCAAGAGTTTATTATATCTCTATGGCTTGATGCTTGATTATAGTGACGCTATGATTGGTGGCGGCTTTCAATTCACTAATCCCAACGCCGCCCAAACTTGCGGTTGCGGTAAGTCATTTGGGGTGTAA
- a CDS encoding TIGR01777 family oxidoreductase, with protein MKIAITGATGFVGSRLVQRLHTEGHSILVLTRNTTFAQKVLPSEAFPNLEIISYTPTQSGSWQSALAGCDGVVNLAGEPIGEGRWTPERKEAILNSRKLGTQKIVEAIANANPKPKVLVNTSAIGYYGTSETATFDETSPAGNDFLAQVCQAWEAEAQKVKDAGVRLVILRFGIVLGNGGALGKMITPFKLFAGGPIGSGRQWFSWIHLDDVVNLIVQALTQSEIEGVYNATAPNPVRMTDLSQTLGQVIHRPSWLPVPAFAIEALLGDGAMVVLEGQQVLPKRTVDAGFKYQYPNLQSALAQILK; from the coding sequence ATGAAAATAGCAATTACTGGAGCAACAGGATTCGTGGGTAGTCGTTTGGTACAACGACTCCACACAGAAGGTCATAGCATATTAGTGTTAACTCGGAATACTACCTTTGCCCAAAAAGTTCTTCCATCTGAGGCTTTCCCAAATCTAGAAATTATTTCCTATACACCCACTCAATCTGGTTCTTGGCAAAGTGCGTTAGCTGGTTGTGATGGTGTAGTTAATCTAGCAGGAGAACCCATCGGGGAAGGACGATGGACACCGGAACGTAAAGAGGCAATCCTCAATAGTCGTAAACTAGGTACACAAAAAATAGTGGAAGCAATAGCTAACGCCAACCCCAAACCAAAGGTGTTAGTCAACACTTCGGCTATTGGCTATTACGGTACTAGTGAAACCGCAACCTTTGATGAAACTAGCCCTGCTGGTAACGATTTTCTCGCCCAAGTCTGCCAAGCTTGGGAAGCAGAAGCGCAAAAAGTAAAAGATGCTGGTGTGCGGCTGGTAATTTTGCGTTTCGGTATTGTCCTTGGGAATGGTGGTGCTTTGGGTAAAATGATTACTCCTTTCAAACTTTTTGCTGGTGGCCCAATTGGTAGTGGTCGCCAATGGTTCTCATGGATTCATTTAGACGATGTAGTTAATCTGATTGTGCAAGCTTTAACCCAATCGGAAATAGAAGGCGTATATAATGCTACTGCTCCTAATCCTGTTCGGATGACAGATTTGAGCCAAACTTTAGGGCAAGTGATCCATCGTCCTTCCTGGCTACCCGTTCCTGCCTTTGCGATCGAGGCTCTCTTAGGAGACGGCGCAATGGTAGTTTTAGAAGGACAACAAGTCTTACCCAAACGCACTGTAGACGCAGGCTTTAAGTACCAATATCCTAATTTGCAATCGGCACTGGCACAAATTCTTAAATAG
- a CDS encoding NINE protein produces the protein MANLNPSHPTKQLLAGYCGIILGGFGVHKFILGYTTEGLIMLLISVVGGSFTYGFALIIMQLVGLIEGMIYLNKDHEEFVDTYFVKKQGWF, from the coding sequence ATGGCAAATCTCAACCCTAGTCACCCTACTAAACAACTTCTAGCTGGGTACTGTGGCATTATTTTGGGTGGTTTCGGAGTTCACAAATTTATTCTCGGATACACTACAGAAGGCTTAATTATGTTGTTAATTTCTGTAGTTGGAGGTTCTTTCACCTATGGCTTTGCCCTGATAATTATGCAACTTGTAGGTTTGATTGAAGGCATGATCTACTTGAATAAAGATCATGAAGAATTCGTTGATACCTACTTCGTCAAGAAGCAAGGCTGGTTCTAG
- a CDS encoding tetratricopeptide repeat protein, with translation MTQTVESLFDTGLERYKAGEAADSLIPVFKEVCDRAPKTSAAWICLAWLYLLDNKPSLAYKAAQKAVKLNPQDPQARINLALAMLETKQKGLREHIDFAQQLIFVNPEWRDEIKNSIEDGLSRKPDWQSLAKVKNWLFEE, from the coding sequence ATGACTCAAACAGTTGAATCCCTGTTTGATACAGGTTTAGAACGCTATAAAGCTGGAGAAGCAGCGGATTCTTTAATCCCTGTGTTTAAAGAAGTGTGCGATCGCGCTCCCAAAACTAGTGCGGCTTGGATTTGTTTAGCGTGGTTGTATTTGCTTGACAATAAACCTAGCTTGGCGTATAAAGCTGCACAAAAAGCAGTAAAGTTAAATCCACAAGATCCACAAGCAAGGATTAATCTAGCTCTAGCAATGCTGGAAACCAAACAAAAAGGGTTACGCGAACATATTGATTTTGCACAACAGTTAATTTTTGTCAATCCAGAATGGCGAGATGAAATCAAAAACAGTATAGAAGATGGTTTAAGCAGAAAACCAGACTGGCAGAGTTTGGCAAAAGTCAAAAACTGGCTGTTTGAAGAATAA
- a CDS encoding FHA domain-containing protein, with protein MAGNDTQQILINHSSKDFSNDLSMAAETNENHLLIIEDDQGRKEFSLEHAVYSIGRDRDCNIRLISQFVSRRHATLVRLPREHNSHSYYYRIVDGDAKGKPSSNGLMINGRKMPTHDLKNEDEIVFGPQVRAIYYLLKNTQRSGQTDASEYDITLINPGMTEDIED; from the coding sequence ATGGCAGGAAACGATACTCAACAAATCTTGATTAATCACAGTTCAAAAGATTTTAGCAACGATTTGTCAATGGCAGCAGAAACCAATGAAAATCATCTACTGATTATTGAAGATGATCAAGGTCGTAAAGAATTTTCTTTGGAACACGCAGTTTATTCTATTGGTAGAGACCGCGATTGCAATATTCGTTTAATATCGCAGTTTGTCTCTCGTCGCCATGCCACATTAGTGAGATTGCCACGAGAACATAATAGTCATAGCTATTATTATCGGATTGTGGATGGCGACGCCAAAGGAAAGCCTAGTTCCAATGGTTTGATGATTAATGGACGCAAGATGCCAACTCACGATTTGAAAAATGAAGATGAAATCGTTTTTGGCCCTCAAGTACGTGCTATTTATTACCTATTAAAAAATACTCAACGTTCGGGGCAAACAGATGCAAGTGAGTATGACATTACGCTAATAAACCCCGGCATGACCGAGGATATAGAGGACTAA
- a CDS encoding ribbon-helix-helix protein, CopG family, which yields MIMTNKKWAVKRITVNLAAQEAEKLEKYCQQTGRPATDVIRELIRTLPVSDDNRDTNK from the coding sequence ATGATAATGACAAATAAAAAATGGGCCGTCAAACGCATAACAGTTAATCTAGCAGCACAAGAAGCAGAAAAGCTGGAAAAGTATTGTCAACAAACAGGGAGACCGGCAACTGATGTTATTCGTGAACTGATTAGAACCTTGCCTGTCTCAGATGACAATAGAGATACAAACAAGTAG
- a CDS encoding heavy metal translocating P-type ATPase, producing MQLVPKTQLTPELSPTLEKIILDVGGMKCAACVNAVERQLSQYPGVKSTCVNLATEVAVVETEVGAVDPDALAKRLTSVGFPSQPRTASGIAGETSALQDPAERQRREMRSSLGNLAIAGVLLILSATGHFGSDGSPVLQALKNIWFHCGLATVALLIPGRPIIVDGWLGWRRNAPNMNTLVGLGTLTAYTASLIALLFPQMGWECFFDEPVMMLGFILLGRTLEQQARGRAAKAFRQLLALQPQIARLIANPENVGAGSTSVEIPAEQVRVGEFLQVLPGDKIPVDGKVVAGQTTIDESMLTGEAVPAIKQPGDTVTAGTINQSGAIAIQTTRTGSDTTLAQIVALVETAQTRKAPVQKLADTVAGYFTYGVLTAAILTFVFWYFFGTHIWPNVTMSGGMEMISHSAHNAHHSQPLTHYSPLLVSLKLAIAVMVVACPCALGLATPTAILVGTGIGAERGLLIKGGDVLERVHQLDTVVFDKTGTLTTGNPTVTDCLLVGELETQNSHYPLSSEGAPSSPVPNASTTLNTSPQSLIQLAAAVEIGTYHPLAKAIQKEAQQQQLSIPEAVDFHTEAGLGVSAVVESKSVLLGNWDWLSWHGIAISETAQKVADRLAADGKTVVYVAVAGTLSGLIAVSDTLRPDAQATIDKLRQMGLRVMLLSGDRIEAASAIAKQLGLDSTDVIAGVPPAKKAAAIESLQKEGLGTRRITSPQYPVPSPQSVVAMVGDGINDAPALSQADVGIALHSGTDVAMETAEIILMRDRLTDVVESIQLSRATFNKIRQNLFWAFAYNTIGIPLAAGVLLPSLGFVMTPSGAAALMAFSSVSVVTNSVLLRWWSHRL from the coding sequence ATGCAACTTGTCCCCAAAACTCAGCTTACCCCAGAACTGTCCCCAACTCTAGAGAAAATTATTCTGGATGTTGGGGGCATGAAGTGTGCTGCGTGCGTGAACGCAGTAGAGCGACAGCTAAGCCAATACCCAGGAGTCAAAAGCACCTGTGTGAACTTGGCAACAGAGGTAGCAGTCGTAGAAACGGAAGTTGGTGCGGTAGATCCTGATGCACTGGCAAAGCGATTAACATCTGTTGGGTTCCCATCTCAACCCCGCACAGCTAGCGGTATAGCAGGCGAGACATCTGCTTTACAAGACCCAGCAGAACGACAACGCCGAGAAATGCGCTCTTCATTAGGAAATTTAGCGATCGCTGGTGTGTTGCTAATATTGTCAGCCACTGGACATTTTGGTAGCGATGGTAGCCCAGTGCTGCAAGCGTTAAAAAATATCTGGTTCCACTGCGGACTAGCAACAGTGGCGCTACTAATTCCAGGTCGCCCAATTATAGTAGATGGCTGGCTGGGCTGGCGGCGAAATGCTCCCAACATGAACACCTTAGTGGGATTAGGAACACTCACAGCTTATACTGCTAGTTTGATAGCGCTGCTGTTTCCTCAAATGGGTTGGGAGTGCTTTTTTGACGAACCAGTGATGATGCTGGGTTTTATTTTACTGGGAAGGACATTAGAGCAACAAGCCAGAGGACGTGCAGCCAAGGCATTTAGACAACTGCTTGCACTCCAGCCACAGATAGCCCGATTGATTGCCAACCCAGAGAACGTAGGCGCGGGGTCTACTAGTGTCGAGATTCCAGCAGAACAGGTGCGTGTTGGTGAATTCTTACAGGTGTTGCCAGGAGATAAAATCCCTGTTGATGGTAAGGTAGTGGCTGGTCAAACAACAATCGATGAGTCAATGCTGACTGGGGAAGCAGTACCAGCAATCAAGCAACCTGGAGATACGGTAACAGCAGGAACGATAAATCAGTCAGGTGCGATCGCTATTCAGACAACGCGTACTGGAAGTGATACAACTCTAGCCCAAATTGTTGCTCTAGTTGAAACTGCCCAAACCCGAAAAGCTCCAGTACAGAAATTAGCCGATACAGTAGCTGGTTACTTTACCTACGGCGTGTTAACGGCTGCAATTCTGACATTTGTCTTTTGGTACTTTTTTGGCACTCACATCTGGCCAAATGTCACCATGTCTGGTGGAATGGAAATGATCAGCCACTCTGCACATAACGCCCACCACTCGCAACCTCTAACTCACTACTCCCCACTTTTAGTAAGTTTAAAGTTAGCGATCGCAGTTATGGTAGTCGCTTGTCCCTGTGCTTTGGGACTTGCCACGCCAACTGCTATTCTCGTAGGGACTGGTATAGGAGCAGAACGAGGTCTGTTAATCAAAGGTGGCGACGTTTTAGAAAGAGTACACCAACTTGACACCGTAGTATTTGATAAAACCGGCACATTAACCACAGGTAATCCCACTGTTACTGATTGTTTACTAGTTGGGGAATTGGAAACTCAGAATTCCCATTACCCCTTATCCTCAGAGGGGGCCCCGAGTTCCCCAGTCCCTAATGCTTCGACTACGCTCAACACAAGTCCCCAATCCTTAATACAACTAGCAGCAGCAGTCGAAATCGGCACTTACCATCCCCTGGCAAAAGCGATTCAGAAAGAAGCACAGCAGCAACAGTTATCAATTCCAGAAGCTGTAGACTTCCACACAGAAGCAGGATTGGGTGTGTCTGCTGTCGTAGAAAGTAAAAGCGTGCTTTTAGGAAATTGGGACTGGTTGAGTTGGCACGGAATTGCTATTAGCGAAACTGCACAAAAAGTAGCAGACAGGTTAGCAGCAGATGGGAAAACAGTCGTTTACGTAGCAGTTGCAGGAACTTTATCTGGGCTAATTGCTGTTAGTGATACCCTCAGACCAGATGCCCAAGCGACCATAGACAAGTTACGCCAAATGGGTTTACGGGTAATGCTACTCAGTGGCGATAGAATAGAAGCAGCTAGTGCGATCGCTAAACAACTGGGACTAGATAGCACCGATGTCATTGCAGGTGTTCCCCCAGCAAAAAAAGCAGCTGCCATCGAATCTCTACAAAAAGAGGGACTGGGAACAAGGAGAATAACCAGTCCCCAGTACCCAGTACCCAGTCCCCAATCTGTTGTCGCAATGGTAGGAGATGGAATTAATGATGCTCCAGCCCTATCTCAAGCAGACGTAGGAATTGCGTTGCACTCCGGGACAGATGTGGCAATGGAAACTGCTGAAATTATCTTGATGCGCGATCGCTTAACCGATGTAGTTGAATCAATTCAGCTCAGTCGTGCCACTTTCAATAAAATCCGCCAGAATTTATTCTGGGCTTTTGCATATAATACAATAGGTATTCCTCTAGCAGCAGGGGTTTTGTTACCCAGTTTGGGTTTTGTCATGACGCCATCTGGGGCCGCTGCATTAATGGCTTTTAGCTCTGTTAGTGTTGTCACCAACTCAGTTTTATTACGGTGGTGGTCTCATCGTCTATAG